The window CCCGCCCGGGTGCGGTTGTACGCGGAGGGCGGCGCCCTGCGGGTCGAGGACACCGGCGTCGGGCTCACCGAGGCGGACGTGCACAGTCTGCTCGCCACGATCGGACGCAGTTCCAAGCGTGCCGAGGGCCTTCAGGAGGCCCGCTCCGACTTCCTCGGGCAGTTCGGCATCGGGCTGCTGGCCTGTTTCGTCGTGGCCGAGCGGATCCGGGTCGTCAGCCGCAGCGCCCGTGCGCCCGGGGAGCCGCCCGTGGAGTGGACGGCCCGGGACGACGGTTCGTACACCGTGCGGACGCTGCCGGACGCCGAGCGCCCCGAACCGGGCACCACCGTGCATCTGGTGGCCCGGGCGGGGGCGGCGGAGTGGCTCACGCCCGAGCGGGTCGCGGCCCTGGCACGAGACTTCGGGTCGCTGCTGCCGTACGACGTCCGGGTGGGCGGCGAGGCGGTCACCGACCTGCCCGCGCCCTGGGACCGTTCGTATCCGAGCCCGGCGGGTCGCCGCGTCGCCCTCGCCCGGCACTGCCACGACCTGTTCGGCTTCACGCCGTTGGACACGATCGACCTGGCCGTGCCGCTGGCCGGCATCCGCGGGGTGGCGTATGTGCTGCCGTCGGCGGTCAGCCCGGCCCAGCGCGCGGGTCATCGCGTGCACCTCAAGGGCATGCTGCTGACCGAGCGGGCCGAGCAGCTGCTGCCCGACTGGGCGTTCTTCGTGCGCTGTGTGCTCGACACGGACAGTCTGCGGCCGACGGCCTCGCGCGAGTCGCTGTACGAGGACGAGACCCTGGCCGCCGTACGGGAGGCGCTGGGCGAGCGGATCCGCGGGTGGCTGACGGGCCTGGCGGCCGGTGATCCGGAGCGGCTGGCCGCGTTCCTGTCGGTGCACCACCTGGGTGTGAAGTCGCTGGCCCGGCACGACCGCGAGATGCTGCGCACGATGCTGCCGTGGCTGCCCTTCGAGACGACCGACGGGCGGCTGTCCCTGGAGGAGTTCGCGCAGCGGCACCCGGTGGTGCACTTCACGCGGACCGTCGAGGAGTACCGGCAGGTCGCGCCGATCGCGTCCGCGCAGGGCATCGGCGTGATCAACGGCGGCTACACGTACGACAGCGAGCTGGTGGAGGCGTTGCCCTCGGTGCGGCCGGGGACCGTGGTCGCCGAGCTGGACGCGGACACGGTGACCGCCCATCTGGACGCGGTCGACCCGGCCGAGGAGCTGGCCCTGTCGGGCTTCCTCGCGGCGGCACGGGCCCGGCTCGACCAGCTGGGCTGCGATGTGGTGCTGCGGGCCTTCAACCCGCTCTCGGTGCCCGCGCTGCACCTCGACGACCGGGACGCCCGGCACGAACAGGCCCGGGCCGACGCCGAGGCGCAGGCCGACGACCTGTGGGCGGGCATCCTCGGCTCCCTGCGCGGCAGTGCTCCCCGCGCGCGTCTGGTGCTCAACCACCTCAATCCGCTGGTCCGGCGGATCAGCGCGCTGCACGACCCGGAGCTGATCGGCACGGCGACGGAGTCGCTGTACGGGCAGGCCCTGCTGATGGCGCAGCGGCCGCTGAGGCCCGCCGACTCGGCGCTGCTCAACCGCGCGTTCATCGGTCTCCTGGAGTGGGCCACGCACAGCGAGGACGGTCAGGCATGAGTGAGATCACCGACTTCGACGCCCTGCGCCGGGCGATGGCGGAGAACTCCGACGAACCGGAGGGGCCCGCCCGCAACGCGCGGGCGGAGGAGCTGCTGACGGCGGCCGAGAAGCTGAACGTGCCGCTCGCCGTGATCGAGGCGCTCGGGCACCAGCTCAAGGTCTACAACTACAGCTCCGAGAAGGGGAAGATGTTCGTCCCCTTCGCGCGGCTGCTGCGCCTGTGGGACGAACACCCCGAGGACTTCGACGAGTACGAGACGCACTCGCTGCACTGGGTCTTCAAGTGGGTGTCGTCCGGCATGCTCGACCAGCCGCACATCCCGCTCGCGTCGATCGAGAAGTGGCTCGGCGAGATGGAGCACCGCTACCGGCTCGCCGGGCACTCCGAGCGGGCCGTGCGCGGCGCCGAGCACAGCGTGGCCGCCCATGTCGGGGACGTCGCGCGAGCCGAGCGTGCGTACGCCGCGTGGCTGGCCGCCGACCGGGACGCCATGGCCGACTGCCACGCGTGCGAGCTGCACGGGCAGGGCTGGTGGCAGGCGGAGCTGGGCCGGGACGCGGAGGCCGTGGAGCTGTGGCGGCCGGTGCTGGAGGGCGAGTACGCCTGCGCCCACGAGCCGCACACGGCCCTCGCCTCCTCCCTGGTGCCGCTGCTGCGGCTGGGCCGCCTCGACGAGGCCCGCGCGCACCATCTGCGGGGCGTCCGGCTCGTCCGGGCCATGGAGAGCATGCGCGGCGCCTACGCGGAGCACGTGGAGTTCTGCGCGCTGACCGGGAACGAGGCGCGCGGACTCGAACTGCTCGCGGAGCGGCCCGCCTACTTCACGGACGACGGGCAGCCGCAGAGCAGGCTGGACTTCATGAGCGTGGTGGCCCTGCTCATGGACCGTCTGACCGGACTCGGTCTCGGCGACCGGCAGGTGCCGGGCCCGCCCGGCCGGGAGTGGACCGCCCGGGAACTGGCCGCGCACGCGCGTGCGGAGGCCCTGGCGCTGGCGGCGCGCTTCGACGAGCGCAACGGCACGGCCCACGTCAGCGAGCGGGCACGCGCGCGTATGGAGCGGCAACCCCTGGTGGAGCGGCTGCCGCTTGGGGTGCGGTCGGTGCGGACGGTCCCCGCGCCCGCTCCCCCTGCCGTGACGACCGCTGTCACCGCGCGGCCGGACCTGCCGGCCCTGCTGGCCGAGGCGCGGCGGCTGTCGGACACCCTGCGGCCGAACGCCGTGGAGGCGTGGGCGGCGGTCGCCGGGGCGGCGGAGGGCGTCGAGCTGGACCCGCGCGACCGGGCCGAGATCGCGGACCACGAGGCGATGGGCCTCGGCCCGGAGGGTGCCGCGCTCTTCGAGCGGGCCGCCGAGCTGTACGCGGAGGCCGGCGACCCGGGCGAGGCCCTGGCGGCACGCGCGCGTGCGGCGTACGTACGCGCACTCGGGGGCGAGGTGACCGAGGCGGTCGCGGCCGTGGCCGGCCCGTACGACGAGATCCTGGCGCTGTACGCAGCCGACCGCACGGGCCTGCGCCAGACGGCGTCCGTCGTGATGGGCCGGGCCCGGATCCTGATGCGCCGGGCGCACGAGGCCGAGGGGCCCGGGACGGAGGCGGCGCTCGCCGAGGCCGAGGCCGCCGTCCGCGCACTCCTGGCACTCGT of the Streptomyces koelreuteriae genome contains:
- a CDS encoding HSP90 family protein, yielding MDSETSQASQAPRSPQSPHTFQVDLRGLVDLLSHHLYSSPKVYLRELLQNAVDAITARRAAEPDAPARVRLYAEGGALRVEDTGVGLTEADVHSLLATIGRSSKRAEGLQEARSDFLGQFGIGLLACFVVAERIRVVSRSARAPGEPPVEWTARDDGSYTVRTLPDAERPEPGTTVHLVARAGAAEWLTPERVAALARDFGSLLPYDVRVGGEAVTDLPAPWDRSYPSPAGRRVALARHCHDLFGFTPLDTIDLAVPLAGIRGVAYVLPSAVSPAQRAGHRVHLKGMLLTERAEQLLPDWAFFVRCVLDTDSLRPTASRESLYEDETLAAVREALGERIRGWLTGLAAGDPERLAAFLSVHHLGVKSLARHDREMLRTMLPWLPFETTDGRLSLEEFAQRHPVVHFTRTVEEYRQVAPIASAQGIGVINGGYTYDSELVEALPSVRPGTVVAELDADTVTAHLDAVDPAEELALSGFLAAARARLDQLGCDVVLRAFNPLSVPALHLDDRDARHEQARADAEAQADDLWAGILGSLRGSAPRARLVLNHLNPLVRRISALHDPELIGTATESLYGQALLMAQRPLRPADSALLNRAFIGLLEWATHSEDGQA
- a CDS encoding tetratricopeptide repeat protein → MSEITDFDALRRAMAENSDEPEGPARNARAEELLTAAEKLNVPLAVIEALGHQLKVYNYSSEKGKMFVPFARLLRLWDEHPEDFDEYETHSLHWVFKWVSSGMLDQPHIPLASIEKWLGEMEHRYRLAGHSERAVRGAEHSVAAHVGDVARAERAYAAWLAADRDAMADCHACELHGQGWWQAELGRDAEAVELWRPVLEGEYACAHEPHTALASSLVPLLRLGRLDEARAHHLRGVRLVRAMESMRGAYAEHVEFCALTGNEARGLELLAERPAYFTDDGQPQSRLDFMSVVALLMDRLTGLGLGDRQVPGPPGREWTARELAAHARAEALALAARFDERNGTAHVSERARARMERQPLVERLPLGVRSVRTVPAPAPPAVTTAVTARPDLPALLAEARRLSDTLRPNAVEAWAAVAGAAEGVELDPRDRAEIADHEAMGLGPEGAALFERAAELYAEAGDPGEALAARARAAYVRALGGEVTEAVAAVAGPYDEILALYAADRTGLRQTASVVMGRARILMRRAHEAEGPGTEAALAEAEAAVRALLALVDGRTGEDVRLAARAAEAQAMLAELAGLAGDLKSAAELFARGAAAFVAAGLPWYAVEYEARLASLAHHLDDMAEAERALRAALEHGGAHLEAPGKAQLHLQLAEVTGGRGEAVEAAEHALQAAHWADEAGESATLGAWARQQLGGFLLRQERWAEAAEVLESALPDLTAETHGDGAVVQTRWWLGDCLGELGEHRAAAEQRLQAAEIARHWPEQHDHATLAHLAGESLGQAGLAAEADRAYARAGDLWRALGNTHGLVRSLRARAWLALHEPDGREEARGLMASAVRECEAARDTAADEESRFRLTAELGHTHRQFGDLLARSVSEDVEDASTRDVIEAALSQVVRSVEVFASLGDGALHSRTGAELAAGWLEADLGRPAEATARARTVLAAYEGHDGLDDAEAAEDQEVRARRAEAGHLLRSVAERQG